A window from Neoarius graeffei isolate fNeoGra1 chromosome 14, fNeoGra1.pri, whole genome shotgun sequence encodes these proteins:
- the kif5bb gene encoding kinesin-1 heavy chain isoform X2: MADPAECTIKVMCRFRPLNNAEVERGDKYIPKFQGEDNVVIGGKPYMFDRVFQSNTTQEQVYNACAQRIVKDVLEGYNGTIFAYGQTSSGKTHTMEGNLHDPDGMGIIPRIVQDIFNYIYSMDENLEFHIKVSYFEIYLDKIRDLLDVSKTNLSVHEDKNRVPYVKGCTERFVCSPEEVMDTIDEGKSNRHVAVTNMNEHSSRSHSIFLINVKQENTQTEQKLSGKLYLVDLAGSEKVSKTGAEGAVLDEAKNINKSLSSLGNVISALAEGTTYVPYRDSKMTRILQDSLGGNCRTTIVICCSPSSFNEAETKSTLMFGQRAKTIKNTVTVNVELTAEQWKKKYEKEKEKNKTLRNTITWLENELNRWRNGETVPIDEQYDKEKANAEVLALDNTVNNDKIASTPNIPGVRLTDTEREKCEAELAKLYKQLDDKDDEINQQSQLAEKLKQQMLDQEELLASSRRDHDNLQAELMRLQMENEASKEEVKEVLQALEELAVNYDQKSQEVEDKTKEFETLSEELNQKSSVLASLDSELQKLKEMTNHQKKRVTEMMSSLLKDLAEIGIAVGSNDIKHEGSGMIDEEFTVARLYISKMKSEVKTLVKRSKQLEAAQADSNKKMDENEKELAACQLRISQYEAKIKSLTEYLQNVEQKKRQLEENVDSLNEELVKISAQEKVHAMEKENEIQSANEVKAAVEQQIQNHREAHQKQLSSLRDELEIKEKLITELQDMNQKIMLEQERLRVEHEKLKSMDQEKSRKLHELTVMQDRREQARQDLKGLEETVAKELQTLHNLRKLFVQDLATRVKKSAEMDSDDTGGSAAQKQKISFLENNLEQLTKVHKQLVRDNADLRCELPKLEKRLRATAERVKALESALKEAKENAARDRKRYQQEVDRIKEAVRAKNMARRGHSAQIAKPIRPGQPPVASPTHPNINRSGVGLFNNQPGVIRGGGGAKQ; the protein is encoded by the exons ATGGCGGACCCGGCGGAGTGCACCATCAAAGTGATGTGCCGCTTTAGGCCACTAAACAATGCCGAGGTCGAAAGAGGGGACAAATATATTCCTAAATTCCAAGGAGAAGACAATGTAGTGATCGGG GGAAAGCCGTACATGTTTGACCGTGTTTTCCAGTCCAACACTACCCAGGAGCAGGTGTACAACGCTTGTGCTCAGAGGATCGTTAAAG ATGTCCTTGAAGGTTATAATGGTACAATATTTGCCTATGGACAGACCTCATCTGGAAAAACACATACTATGGAG GGTAATCTGCATGACCCAGATGGAATGGGAATCATTCCACGTATAGTACAGGACATATTTAACTACATTTACTCCATGGATGAAAACCTGGAATTCCATATCAAG GTCTCCTATTTTGAAATCTACCTGGATAAAATCAGAGACTTGCTGGATG TGTCCAAGACTAATCTATCTGTCCATGAAGACAAGAACAGGGTCCCATATGTCAAG ggttgCACTGAGCGCTTTGTTTGCAGCCCAGAGGAGGTGATGGACACCATTGATGAGGGCAAATCCAATAGACATGTGGCTGTGACAA ACATGAATGAGCACAGCTCCAGGAGTCACAGTATCTTCCTGATTAATGTGAAGCAGGAGAACACACAGACGGAGCAAAAACTGAGTGGGAAGCTGTATCTGGTCGATCTGGCTGGCAGTGAGAAG gtcagtAAAACTGGAGCTGAAGGAGCTGTGTTGGATGAAGCCAAAAACATTAACAAATCCCTTTCTTCACTGGGAAATGTCATTTCTGCACTGGCTGAAGGAACG ACGTATGTTCCGTATAGAGACAGTAAGATGACTAGGATTCTTCAGGACTCTCTGGGTGGCAACTGCAGGACTACCATCGTCATCTGCTGCTCTCCTTCCTCTTTTAATGAGGCTGAGACCAAATCTACACTGATGTTTGGACAGAG GGCAAAGACCATTAAGAACACAGTGACTGTGAATGTGGAACTGACGGCAGAACAGTGGAAGAAAAAATATGAGAAGGAGAAAGAAAAGAACAAGACACTCCGCAACACGATAACCTGGTTGGAAAATGAGCTCAACCGCTGGAGGAATG GCGAGACTGTGCCGATTGATGAGCAGTATGATAAAGAGAAAGCCAATGCTGAGGTATTGGCTCTGGATAACACCGTGAATAATGACAAGATAGCTTCCACTCCCAACATCCCTGGAGTGCGTCTGACGGACACCGAAAGAGAGAAGTGTGAGGCTGAGCTGGCCAAACTTTACAAGCAGCTCGATGATAAG GATGATGAGATAAATCAGCAGTCTCAGCTGGCTGAGAAGCTCAAGCAGCAGATGTTGGACCAGGAAGAG CTTCTGGCTTCTTCACGGAGAGACCACGATAACCTTCAGGCAGAGCTGATGCGTCTGCAGATGGAGAACGAAGCCTCTAAAGAGGAGGTGAAGGAGGTGCTGCAGGCGCTGGAGGAACTTGCCGTTAATTACGACCAGAAGAGCCAGGAGGTGGAGGATAAGACCAAGGAGTTTGAGACCCTCAGTGAAGAGCTGAACCAGAAATCG AGTGTTTTAGCCTCATTAGATTCTGAGCTGCAGAAGCTAAAGGAAATGACCAACCACCAGAAGAAGAGGGTGACTGAGATGATGTCATCACTGCTGAAGGACCTGGCGGAAATCGGCATTGCTGTGGGTAGCAATGACATCAAG CATGAGGGCAGCGGGATGATTGATGAGGAGTTTACTGTAGCTAGGCTTTATATCAGTAAGATGAAGTCAGAGGTCAAGACCCTGGTGAAGCGCAGCAAGCAGCTGGAGGCAGCTCAGGCCGACAGCAACAAGAAGATGGACGAGAACGAGAAGGAGCTGGCTGCGTGCCAGCTCCGCATCTCTCAG TATGAGGCTAAAATTAAGTCTCTAACAGAGTACCTTCAGAATGTGGAACAGAAAAAGAGGCAGCTGGAGGAAAATGTCGACTCGCTCAATGAGGAACTTGTCAAAATCAGCGCACAGG AGAAAGTTCATGCTATGGAGAAAGAGAATGAAATTCAGTCAGCCAATGAGGTCAAG GCTGCGGTGGAGCAGCAGATCCAGAACCACAGGGAGGCTCATCAGAAGCAGCTTAGCAGCCTGAGAGATGAACTTGAGATTAAGGAGAAACTCATTACTGAACTACAGGA TATGAACCAGAAGATCATGCTGGAACAGGAGCGTCTCCGGGTGGAACATGAGAAGCTCAAATCTATGGACCAGGAAAAGAGCCGCAAGCTGCATGAGCTTAC agtTATGCAGGACAGAAGGGAGCAGGCCAGACAAGACCTCAAGGGCCTGGAGGAGACAGTT GCTAAAGAGCTGCAGACTCTCCATAACCTGCGGAAATTATTTGTGCAGGACTTGGCAACCCGGGTCAAGAAG AGTGCTGAGATGGACTCTGATGACACTGGTGGCAGCGCAGCTCAGAAACAAAAGATCTCCTTCCTGGAGAACAATCTGGAACAGCTCACTAAAGTCCATAAACAG TTGGTTCGTGATAATGCAGATCTGCGCTGTGAGCTGCCCAAGCTGGAGAAGCGTCTGCGTGCGACTGCTGAACGCGTGAAGGCTCTGGAGTCCGCGCTGAAGGAGGCCAAAGAGAACGCAGCACGCGACCGCAAGCGCTATCAACAGGAGGTGGACCGCATTAAAGAGGCTGTCAGAGCGAAGAACATGGCTCGCAGAGGACACTCAGCACAGATCG CCAAACCCATCAGACCAGGCCAGCCACCTGTGGCTTCTCCCACCCACCCTAACATCAACCGCTCAGGGGTGGGACTCTTCAATAACCAGCCAGGGGTCATCCGAGGAGGAGGCGGAGCCAAACAGTAA
- the kif5bb gene encoding kinesin-1 heavy chain isoform X1: MADPAECTIKVMCRFRPLNNAEVERGDKYIPKFQGEDNVVIGGKPYMFDRVFQSNTTQEQVYNACAQRIVKDVLEGYNGTIFAYGQTSSGKTHTMEGNLHDPDGMGIIPRIVQDIFNYIYSMDENLEFHIKVSYFEIYLDKIRDLLDVSKTNLSVHEDKNRVPYVKGCTERFVCSPEEVMDTIDEGKSNRHVAVTNMNEHSSRSHSIFLINVKQENTQTEQKLSGKLYLVDLAGSEKVSKTGAEGAVLDEAKNINKSLSSLGNVISALAEGTTYVPYRDSKMTRILQDSLGGNCRTTIVICCSPSSFNEAETKSTLMFGQRAKTIKNTVTVNVELTAEQWKKKYEKEKEKNKTLRNTITWLENELNRWRNGETVPIDEQYDKEKANAEVLALDNTVNNDKIASTPNIPGVRLTDTEREKCEAELAKLYKQLDDKDDEINQQSQLAEKLKQQMLDQEELLASSRRDHDNLQAELMRLQMENEASKEEVKEVLQALEELAVNYDQKSQEVEDKTKEFETLSEELNQKSSVLASLDSELQKLKEMTNHQKKRVTEMMSSLLKDLAEIGIAVGSNDIKQHEGSGMIDEEFTVARLYISKMKSEVKTLVKRSKQLEAAQADSNKKMDENEKELAACQLRISQYEAKIKSLTEYLQNVEQKKRQLEENVDSLNEELVKISAQEKVHAMEKENEIQSANEVKAAVEQQIQNHREAHQKQLSSLRDELEIKEKLITELQDMNQKIMLEQERLRVEHEKLKSMDQEKSRKLHELTVMQDRREQARQDLKGLEETVAKELQTLHNLRKLFVQDLATRVKKSAEMDSDDTGGSAAQKQKISFLENNLEQLTKVHKQLVRDNADLRCELPKLEKRLRATAERVKALESALKEAKENAARDRKRYQQEVDRIKEAVRAKNMARRGHSAQIAKPIRPGQPPVASPTHPNINRSGVGLFNNQPGVIRGGGGAKQ; this comes from the exons ATGGCGGACCCGGCGGAGTGCACCATCAAAGTGATGTGCCGCTTTAGGCCACTAAACAATGCCGAGGTCGAAAGAGGGGACAAATATATTCCTAAATTCCAAGGAGAAGACAATGTAGTGATCGGG GGAAAGCCGTACATGTTTGACCGTGTTTTCCAGTCCAACACTACCCAGGAGCAGGTGTACAACGCTTGTGCTCAGAGGATCGTTAAAG ATGTCCTTGAAGGTTATAATGGTACAATATTTGCCTATGGACAGACCTCATCTGGAAAAACACATACTATGGAG GGTAATCTGCATGACCCAGATGGAATGGGAATCATTCCACGTATAGTACAGGACATATTTAACTACATTTACTCCATGGATGAAAACCTGGAATTCCATATCAAG GTCTCCTATTTTGAAATCTACCTGGATAAAATCAGAGACTTGCTGGATG TGTCCAAGACTAATCTATCTGTCCATGAAGACAAGAACAGGGTCCCATATGTCAAG ggttgCACTGAGCGCTTTGTTTGCAGCCCAGAGGAGGTGATGGACACCATTGATGAGGGCAAATCCAATAGACATGTGGCTGTGACAA ACATGAATGAGCACAGCTCCAGGAGTCACAGTATCTTCCTGATTAATGTGAAGCAGGAGAACACACAGACGGAGCAAAAACTGAGTGGGAAGCTGTATCTGGTCGATCTGGCTGGCAGTGAGAAG gtcagtAAAACTGGAGCTGAAGGAGCTGTGTTGGATGAAGCCAAAAACATTAACAAATCCCTTTCTTCACTGGGAAATGTCATTTCTGCACTGGCTGAAGGAACG ACGTATGTTCCGTATAGAGACAGTAAGATGACTAGGATTCTTCAGGACTCTCTGGGTGGCAACTGCAGGACTACCATCGTCATCTGCTGCTCTCCTTCCTCTTTTAATGAGGCTGAGACCAAATCTACACTGATGTTTGGACAGAG GGCAAAGACCATTAAGAACACAGTGACTGTGAATGTGGAACTGACGGCAGAACAGTGGAAGAAAAAATATGAGAAGGAGAAAGAAAAGAACAAGACACTCCGCAACACGATAACCTGGTTGGAAAATGAGCTCAACCGCTGGAGGAATG GCGAGACTGTGCCGATTGATGAGCAGTATGATAAAGAGAAAGCCAATGCTGAGGTATTGGCTCTGGATAACACCGTGAATAATGACAAGATAGCTTCCACTCCCAACATCCCTGGAGTGCGTCTGACGGACACCGAAAGAGAGAAGTGTGAGGCTGAGCTGGCCAAACTTTACAAGCAGCTCGATGATAAG GATGATGAGATAAATCAGCAGTCTCAGCTGGCTGAGAAGCTCAAGCAGCAGATGTTGGACCAGGAAGAG CTTCTGGCTTCTTCACGGAGAGACCACGATAACCTTCAGGCAGAGCTGATGCGTCTGCAGATGGAGAACGAAGCCTCTAAAGAGGAGGTGAAGGAGGTGCTGCAGGCGCTGGAGGAACTTGCCGTTAATTACGACCAGAAGAGCCAGGAGGTGGAGGATAAGACCAAGGAGTTTGAGACCCTCAGTGAAGAGCTGAACCAGAAATCG AGTGTTTTAGCCTCATTAGATTCTGAGCTGCAGAAGCTAAAGGAAATGACCAACCACCAGAAGAAGAGGGTGACTGAGATGATGTCATCACTGCTGAAGGACCTGGCGGAAATCGGCATTGCTGTGGGTAGCAATGACATCAAG CAGCATGAGGGCAGCGGGATGATTGATGAGGAGTTTACTGTAGCTAGGCTTTATATCAGTAAGATGAAGTCAGAGGTCAAGACCCTGGTGAAGCGCAGCAAGCAGCTGGAGGCAGCTCAGGCCGACAGCAACAAGAAGATGGACGAGAACGAGAAGGAGCTGGCTGCGTGCCAGCTCCGCATCTCTCAG TATGAGGCTAAAATTAAGTCTCTAACAGAGTACCTTCAGAATGTGGAACAGAAAAAGAGGCAGCTGGAGGAAAATGTCGACTCGCTCAATGAGGAACTTGTCAAAATCAGCGCACAGG AGAAAGTTCATGCTATGGAGAAAGAGAATGAAATTCAGTCAGCCAATGAGGTCAAG GCTGCGGTGGAGCAGCAGATCCAGAACCACAGGGAGGCTCATCAGAAGCAGCTTAGCAGCCTGAGAGATGAACTTGAGATTAAGGAGAAACTCATTACTGAACTACAGGA TATGAACCAGAAGATCATGCTGGAACAGGAGCGTCTCCGGGTGGAACATGAGAAGCTCAAATCTATGGACCAGGAAAAGAGCCGCAAGCTGCATGAGCTTAC agtTATGCAGGACAGAAGGGAGCAGGCCAGACAAGACCTCAAGGGCCTGGAGGAGACAGTT GCTAAAGAGCTGCAGACTCTCCATAACCTGCGGAAATTATTTGTGCAGGACTTGGCAACCCGGGTCAAGAAG AGTGCTGAGATGGACTCTGATGACACTGGTGGCAGCGCAGCTCAGAAACAAAAGATCTCCTTCCTGGAGAACAATCTGGAACAGCTCACTAAAGTCCATAAACAG TTGGTTCGTGATAATGCAGATCTGCGCTGTGAGCTGCCCAAGCTGGAGAAGCGTCTGCGTGCGACTGCTGAACGCGTGAAGGCTCTGGAGTCCGCGCTGAAGGAGGCCAAAGAGAACGCAGCACGCGACCGCAAGCGCTATCAACAGGAGGTGGACCGCATTAAAGAGGCTGTCAGAGCGAAGAACATGGCTCGCAGAGGACACTCAGCACAGATCG CCAAACCCATCAGACCAGGCCAGCCACCTGTGGCTTCTCCCACCCACCCTAACATCAACCGCTCAGGGGTGGGACTCTTCAATAACCAGCCAGGGGTCATCCGAGGAGGAGGCGGAGCCAAACAGTAA